cactacacaaaactaccacccagtcaaatgtattagtagcctaacacaaacacggcagtaggctagttcactacataggaagctactttaaattgtgctaatttcacatgacaagaacagtgtagcttgtctggctaagctacttgataaataaagaagttgagctattgaaaagttactttattcaggaaatagtgaggctaccaccaacacacttaggctacaagtagcagctagcgattgcccaataggctagtctgtgccacttgtgtaaaattcgccggccaaatctagtatgatttatttctacaatagccttcttgtgtcagttgtaatctaagtcagtgttatggaatatgacttatcaagtctcagttcatagccgggtgaacaccgagtaaacatagcctagctagatggctacgattttcatacagtaatatcaaagattgctccttctcagctGTACAAAATACAATCAATAgtacggttatgttaaatcttacttgtgaaaagtaaatcccccgagtatggtccgccgatttgagaaggaacatgctgcacagtgctgtcatcttctgtcttctgctgcaacgcaacgaggagtatgaccggtccaagatggcggccgcatttcttgtttccagcagccaatgcggcgtctatgtatattatgtctatgataCTGACCGCTAAGGCTTTGATCATAGGGACCACTGAGGGCGCTCTTAGAGTGCCTTTTGAGAAATTGTAGTTGCGGTAGCCTACTAAACGGACCTCTGTCTCTGCAAGTAGGCTATACTGTAGCGCCGACGAGAAGTTTAGGAGACGGGGAGGCTGAGATATTGTTCCAAAAACTCCggtaattttttatttttgtatttttttgcaaacatcattgacattacagaaaatgcaataCTACGACATGCACGGTAATTATTTTCTAAGGTTGTAGCCTACATAGGGCACGGGCAGCAGGAGGTGTCGCCGGTGTCCACTCAAACAAACAGATCACTCTGATAAATCACGCACAAATTTGGCTGAACCAAAATCGCAGAGGAAAGTAATTTGCGTGAACGCATGTTGATGATGTCAcgaaagaagaaaaacaaatccTCCTAACCAGGCACAGAAGCACAGAACGTAGGCAACCTGCTAACATATTTCATATCTGAGTTTGCGACTGTCGATTTGCTCTTGACACAGAGAATACGTTGCACATCGAAATGAAGTGTTAAAGTAATGGTCACGATATGGGCACTGTCTAtttaatttacaaaaaaataggTTTCAACCTCTGTTTTGGTTCAATTTTATGATTGCTAatactatgctaacgttagtcgGCTAGCATAATAAGCTAGGTTGCTAACAGGGTATACAGGTAGCAAGCTAGCTGCAAAAGCTACCAGGGTGCCTTATTTCATCGGCATCATACGAGAAGCTTTTCCAATATTGCTGTGACGATATTCTTATCTCCAAGCTCACTGTAAAGATATGGAAAATGCAAGGGGTAAGTTGCCATCGCCAGTTGTCAAAGGGTTTAAGCCGGCCAGCTAACATTATGCTTTCAGCTTTGTCGGCTTCCTCGATACATCTTTGGTTCCAGTGATGTGCTGTAGAAGGCCTACGCTCTAGATAATCTGAAAGAAATGTTACATTTGTTATGCCAATTTGTATGATGTTCTCCTGCCAAACATTTTGGTTAATCATAGAGGTAgaacaaatgtagcctatagatTGTGGTCAGCTGCCTAAAATGTGTTTGTGATCAAGCTAACATGTTAGTCATCACTGTTTATCTTTTGTTATCAGGAGCAATCAGACAAAGGGAATCTGACTCTGTAAAATCATGACATGGGAGGTCATCAGGTCTACTTCAGGTGAAGCATCATGCCTCCGAGGAAGCGACTCCTTGCTCCCATAGGTGGGAGGAGAAGACTGAAGACTGATGACGATTTCTTCCCCTTCAATCTACTGCCTGTGGAATGTCAGCTGCATGTCCTCTCCTTCCTCAGTGAAGTGGACAAATGCAACTCAGCGATGGTAAGTTCTAGCTGGAGCTGCCTGGTACGATCAGGGAAGCTCTGGAGAGTGGCAGATTTCTCACGCCGTGGAGTTTTCCACATGGGCCAGGAAGGGTTGCTTGTGTCCAACCGGGAATTTGAGCGCTGGAAAGCATGGGTCCACCATTACACCCACCACCTCATATCACGTGGGGCTAGCCTTCTTACCCTCAAAGCCAGCTTTGATCTTGGGGACGAGTGCAATAAGTGGGGGGAACTCCTCTCTCACCTCCTGGAGAATGTTCACTGTAGAGACCTCTGCCATTTAGACCTGAACTGGACATTCACGCTGCTGGAGCCTTTGGATCTACGGGTGAACTCCAGCTCCAGTTCCCACCAGGACAGCATCACCAAGATGGATCAGGTCAGTAACTTTCAGATCCTGCTGGCTAAACTTACCCAGAGCTGTCCAAGGATAACCAAGATGCGCCTCCATTTTGACTGGTCGGAGACATCCGTGTCACTCATCAGTCAGTTCCAGCACCTCCGTGTCCTGGAGCTTAAGTATTTTTGGGTCTTCAAAGGGGTCAGCCCGAGCACCTTGCAGACCTTGACCAAATCGCTGCCCAACCTGAAATCCTTGACTCTCCATGTGCTGGTGCCCCTCAGGAACTTGGGCATCTCCTATACGCTGGAGTCTCTCTCGCTGGAGTTCTTGGACGTCTCCCCCAGCCGAGGCCTGGTCTTTTCTTGCCTCAACCTGCCGGCGCTTCGCGAGCTACGGGCCAAGAAGATTGTGCGTGGCATCACTCTGGACCGCAGGACCAGGCTGAGGATACAGAGCCGGTGGCCTTGCCTTTACCAGGTCCTGCGGGAGGGGACGCCCAAGCTGCAAGCTCTCAACAATGAAAGACTTCTTCCCAACTGGAAAGAACAGACATACAGGGAGCTCACCTCAATCCTGCAGCAGTCCTGCTACTGCCTTCAACATCTAGATAGCTGGCTGTGGTGAACACGGAGTGGCTGTCAACAGCTGGTAGATAATCTCTATGGTTTGCTGTGAAGGACTATGGCTATGTTAATCAAGAGGAACTCTGATTGCATCTAtattcatgtattttttttaaatagtgtGTGACCAACCCCTGCTCATTTGGGGCTTTTGCAGAACTCCACTACTGCAATATTGTAGTTTTGCAGTGACAAAGTTCACTCCATATCATTCCTGCTGATAAGATCAAGAATAGAGGGAAATTACATAATGAGATATGTAGGAATTGATGTATATAATTCTGTCACAGAAATTGTTATTCTTTGTTTTGGAATTTAACCTGCAATTTGCCTCAAATTGTTGTGACTGAATTGGAAATTGGGAAGCAATGGAGCAAATGCATTTTTGGTTGAGGTCCAAGCAGTGGtgctgtgttttattttttaaatgataaTTTTATCCGCAGATCATTCCATGACAAAAggatatgtgtatatgtggacATTTGTCTTGGATAGTCTGTAATTAGACATATTTGAGAGCGTATTCCTACATAGATACAGATCATTGTGGTACCTTCCTTAACCATTAGAGGTCTCTTTAGGTGGTTTCTGCACTAAAAACACCATGCCTGTAATTTCTCCCTGTGCTGACTTTCCACCAATAACAATTCCTTTAATGGATATTTGACTGATTTCTCAGAAAAATGAAACTTGATTTACTGAAGATTATAATGGCCACCACAATAAACTGATGTCATtcaactgttgttgatttgttttgtgATTTAATGTCTATGTTTATATGTTATCCAGCATTATCATACAGACAACTGTCTGCATTTGTCTAAACCTATTTGAAGTACAAATGATTTATAATGTCAGAGttaagggctgttcacaccaggAGCGATAATTATAATGATAAATATAACCATGATGATAAAAGCATCATCACTGACCAACGGTGAGAAAAGTCGCTCTTTGTgtttatgtagcctatgtgatgGATTTTtatctgaaagtgatccccaacaatatcgttcttcatgtcattatagtttatgtgtggacatTGTCAATTATATTAGCTAGAGCAATATGTTTTTggcgttatcgttatagttaacgttcttggtgtgaactgTCCTTCAGTGTGACCAGTCCTATTCATACTAATCACCTGCATGTTATTGGGTTGCTTGCTACAGAAACAGGATTATGACTGACCGATAACCTTGAAGTGAAATATTCCCTTTTATAATTTGACATGAAGCACCATTGTGTTTCAGGAGCATGTGATCCTGAAACATGATCAGTGATATTAAGGAAGTTCCAGGAGAAGTCATGATACATCTCATAAATGCAACATCACAATAGGAGCCACACTGTTGTGGGCTGGTGGCAGTTGTGGCATGTGTGAAATAATTATGAGCTAAATCTCCCCAGCTACCCTCCAGCCTCGTCGGTGAAACACATGCTCCCAGTTTTCCCTCAAAACATAGTGGTCCCCTTGTCAGCGCAGCATAGATCTGTGTAGACTAGTAGAAAGTGGTTTGGGAATGTTGAAAACATTCCCAGGGAGCTCAGTTCCGCTCACCGCCGATACCAGACAGCTGGATTTTTCATTAACCAGCCAAAACACTTATAGAGGACTGATAATGAAGATAACAAAATGTTggtttgtgtgtaggtgtttttTGTGCCTGTTAACTGGATTTACCACCTGCACAACTCACTGAATGTCATTATGGACACAGAGGACATATTTTTTTCACTGAATTTTGCCAAACTCCTAGTAGGAAATGGTACCCAATTCCAGATGTGGGGTGTGAGTAATGAGTTCATTGGAACGACCATCCCCTGCCTTCTGCCACACTTGCTGGTTCCCTAGCCTTACCTTAGTTAATGACTAATCCATGGAAACGCCTCATGTCTCTACTTGCCGTAAATGAGAATTTGTTTTATGGGGGGTCAGGAGGTACAAGGTCTATTAAAGGTGTTGTTACATCTTCATAGGGAGTTGTGTCCATCTGGAAGGTGCTTCTGCCTGTGATCTGCCATGGCTAAAGGACTTTTTATGTCCACAGGCCTTGCCGTGGGCACGGGCATCATGACCCTGTCAGCCCTCGGTGGGATTATCACTATGGCCATCATATTCCAAGTGCAGGTTGGTCAAAATCCACCTACAACACGAGTTCCGATTACAACGACACCGGTGATTCCAACAGGACCTCCACCAGACCTGAGACTGCCCCGAAACGTGATTCCCCAGAGATACCACATCTTCCTGAGGCCTCTTTTCTACCATACACTCACTAATGAGACGATTCAATCCTTTATTTTTATGGGAAACTCCACTGTGACTTTTGAGTGTTTGAACAAGACCAGAAGCATTTTCCTACACAGCAAGGACTTGACTGTTAAGAAACTGGAACTGACGCGTCTGGACAACGGTGACATTCTGACTGTCAATCAACACGTTAATGAAAGCACTGTCAGTGAGACTGATTTCTTAGAGGTAAAATTGGAGGATGATGCAGTCTTGGAGCCAAATAGATCCTACAGCTTGTTTGCTGACTTTGAAGGAGAGATGTTCAATGATTTGACTGGCTTCTACACAAGTACATATGAAGTGGAAAACAGCAATGAAACAAGGTAAGTGTGCGTAAATAATAGAAGATAATAGAATCTAGAATATCATCTTTTATCCATGAATTTTGGTGTCCTCACCCTAAGAAAAAGAATGctaaatgccccccccccccccatcaccccaTTTACATTATTCATCATACCTCAATGCATTCAAACTTTCTTTGCATTTCACTTCCCCTGAAATTTGTAACAGTGGTGCTCCACATTTCTTTTTGGAAATAAAATGCAGACTGTTCAAAACCAATCCAGTGCACTACACAGGGAAATACTTGGAAATACTTTCATACCACAAGAAGTAGTTgacattaggtgtgtgtgtgcgtgtgtatgttagtgtgtgttggtgaggggGAGAATATTGtgatttttaaaatgtttgaTGTGTAATGCTTTCTACTGAATGCACCAAAAGCTGCTGAATCGGTTCTGTTCGCAGATATCTTGGTGCGACTCAGATGGCTGCCACTGATGCCAGAAAAGTGTTTCCCTGTTTTGATGAACCTGACTTGAAAGCTAATTTCAGTCTCACCCTCACTCACAGAGAAGGCTCTTCTGCACTGGCCAACTGGCCTAAAAAACGTAAagatatttcaaaataaaaaagtagAGATTTGTGTCTAATGGTTGTGTAAAATGGAAAAgaagtgtatgcattatgtgtgtatttctgaCAATAAATACATTATTATGATGCTGCAGGCACTAGTGGCTCCGAGATTGAAATTGATGGAGAGAAGTGGGTAGTTACTGAGTTTCAGTCAACGAAGAAAATGTCAACCTACCTTATGGCTTTTGTAGTCTCTGAGCTCGCCAACACTGGAGGCATAGACCATAAGGTATATCACACCTCTGCTACATGTGAAATCTGTGCATTCAATTTCTGTGAACTATTAGAGCTGAATATATCAGCAAACCATTACTGAATCATCACCACAGCTCTAAGAAGACAACAGTATTTATTGTGAATTACAGTTAGCTAGATTTGAAAATaatattggaaatgttattacAAATAGCCAAGATTTACATCTGTGACAATAAATCTATTACAAATGGTCTTCTATTGTTTGAAAGTGCTAGTCTAAGaaattacattgtaatacttgACATTATTTTGTAATAGAGGATTTTCTATCTTATTTTTGCtgcatttgtttttaataatttgacataaacacattcacaaccagACATTCCTATTTAATCCCTATTGATTTTGACTTGCAACCAGTTAGAAATTATGTAATCTTTAGATATGCTGTGGATTATTCTGCCCTATCTGGCAGCGTTGTCTATATCAGAGTTCCATGAgatgtgttttttctttctttgttgttAAAGGTATGGGCTAGACCTGAAGCCATAACTGATGGTCATGCAAAATATGCTGATACAGTTGCAAATAAAATCCTGAATTTCTATGAATCGGAATTGGGCCTAAAATATCCTGTCGGCAAACTAGGTAAGAAGATATCCATGAAAAGTTCACATTCACTGTAGGCTGTATATTGTTTAGAGTACAAAGTTCTGGAAGATGAAAGTGTTAAAATGTTTGTAGTGCATTACAATTTTAATGGTACTCACTGGTACTCAGAACGTTACATTACATGGGTACTTATTGGTACTCTATTGGTCTCTTCTCCATGACACTCTTCTGCTTACAGATCATATTGCCCTACCTGATCTGGCACCAGCTGGGATGGAAAACTGGGGACTGATAACATACCGTGAGTCAGCTTTGCTCTTTGCGGAAGGAGTCTCCTCCACATTCGATAAGGAATATATCGCTACATTGATCGCTCATCAGCTTGCTCACCAGGTATGGCATATTTAAGTATTACTCataatttgagagagagagaaatggtttAATTGCTATAAAAGCCTTGTATGCTATCTCATGTATTATATGCAATGActattttcaacattttcaatATTTTGTAATGTGTTACCAGTGGTTTGGGAACCTGGTTACTATGAAATGGTGGAATGATCTGTGGCTGAGTGAAGGATTTGCCACATACATGTCTTACCAAGGATTGAAACATTTAGAGCCTTCTTGGAATACAGTAAGCCTATGCTTTTGAATTTACACACAGTGTGTTACTGCAACCAAATACTCGGATCAAATTGTATGTGTAGAATGGTGATAGGGGTTTCTAAAAGAGCCAGTAAAAATCAAAGCTTTACATTACAGAGCAACTCAAGTTTTAAGTgtatttgattttgttttgcCCCTGCGGTTCCCTCTAGGAAGACCTGTTTGTGGTGAATGAGGTGCAGAGAGCCTTCCAAGTGGACGCTCTGACTGCTGCTTACCCTCTCAGCCCCAGTGAGGAGGAAATTCAGTCACTCAGCGAGATCAACGGGCTCTTTGACACCATCACTTACAGCAAGGTGTGGATCTGATGAGGCAGCAAACTCCAGGCCTTTAAGTTCAAATAGTCATTCCCCTGCCTTCTCCTGCATTACATCCAAATGTGTATTTGAAATGTATAGATTTTCTGAACTGAAAAGGAAATACGACTCATAAGTTATTGTGTTATTAGTCAGTAACCACAAAAAtggttttatttttcaaaaagcTGAAAACAGTtataacattgtttgtgtagtGTACTGTAAGTTATTTCATTTTCTGTGTACATTATCTAGGGAGCTGCAGTGTTGAGAATGCTGTCACACTATATGAGTACCGGTTCTTTTAAAGAAGGCATAAAGGTAAGCAtggctgtgttgtgtttttggtTGCAGACAGTTACAGTCATAACTACTACACATCCTTTGTGTTCATACTTTGTTACTGCAGTAAAAGGCAATAAGATATGTCCCCCCTTTTTAGAAATATCTTAAAGCTCTGGAATATGAAAGCGCTGACCAATATGACCTGTGGACCTACCTACAAGAGGTATATAAATATTGTACAAGACTATTAATATTTTGCATTTAAATGCTAATCAACATAGTAAGGCAATTGTATTTATGCAATTGTATGTTATTAATTGTAGAATACTACACTTTATTTAATAACAAAGTCAAAATATTGTTGTGTATTAGTTAAAAGTGATTTACTTTACTTTAATAAAGCCTGTAACTTTTAAAGGCAGATACAAACATAGAGGAAATCATGAGCACGTGGACCACGCAGGCAGGTTACCCCGTTCTTACAGTAAACACTGGAACTGGAGACATATCCCAGGAACGCTTTCTCCTGAACAGCACGGGGAACAAAGCGTGAGTCTTCAGTCCATTTCCTTCCCACAGAGCCAGagcagacacaaaaacacagtgcTGGCGAATAATCAATGTCATTACTTATATTTGCGCCATATTctcttttatgttttatttgtacCCCAATAATGTTAAAACTTGACTTTATTTTTCAGCGTTGTATGGCACGTGCCCATAAATCTACTGAAAAATGATGGCAGTGAGGTGCATGACTTGTTACTTGATAAAGCAATAGGAGGTAAATGACATACCATCTAAAAGGATCCTCTATGAAAACTGCTTTGGATTTTGCTGGTGAAATGGAGAGTGGTCTCAAGTTGATCGTGAATGTCGCCATTTTTTGTCTTGTAGGGCCAAGACCAGAGCTAAAACGTGACAAGTGGATCGTGGTCAATATTAACTGTACTGGTTATTACCGTGTTAACTACGACCGGGGAAACTGGGAGGGACTCATGGCTCAGCAGAAGGCTGATCACCATGTGAGTAGTGTTCATCTGATTCACCACAGGGAGGCCATCCTCCTTCTGCAGAGCTCTAGCCTTACTCTTGTGTCTACCATGAATAAAGCCCACTCTTCTTAAAGAGGATGTTCACTTTGTACTCCCTCcacgacaacacacacacacacacacacacacacacacacacacacacacacacacacacacacacacacacacacacacacacacaagatggggTACATATTTAGAGAGATTgcgattgagagagagagggggcaagaTGGGGGGCTGAAATATCAAGGAGAGAGCGCCATTCCAGGACAGCTTGTTCACAGTCAGGGATTCATTGAAAAACTGCATTGCATTTTGGTAAATTCGGGCCTCAGAGTTCCAGAGAAGGAATGTAAGCTTATGATGGATTTCATAGATGTGCAGATTACATGATGTACAGATATAATTCACACCCAAGTATGTCATAATAGCAATAGCATTAGCAAGTACTACTAAGACTAGCATGTGATCTTATTTTCATCTCCCTCACAAtatgttttgcttttgttttttacaATTTGCAGGCTATTCCAATGATCAACAGGGCACAGCTTATTGATGACGCATTTAATCTGGCAAGGTGACCTCTCCTTTGTTTTAAGAATGAACCTTTATAGACATAAACCATAAACAGGCATTTTGAGGCACACAGGATTTCCACACAAATGAATGATGCAATGTTGTGGCTTGTCTTTTAGGGGCAAATATATTGATGTGACACTAGCACTGAACACAACCAAGTATCTCAAAAATGAAACGGAGTACATTCCATGGAACGCTGCTATGAAAAACCTGAAATACTTCATCCTCATGTTCGATCGCTCTGAGGTCTATGGACCGATGCAGGTAAGTTAAGCAAATAGATGAAAGCGCACCTAGTCACTGATACTGGAACAGATTTGGTCCTAATCTGGCTCTGATATATTCTAGAATGAGCTACAGTCTGCTTCAGTTAATTTAAGCAATATGAGTGTGGTTGGTAAAGTAAATCACCACGGCTGTAATTCGGCCGTAGGTACGACTGGATCTAACTGTTGTATAATAATAAATGCTGAAGAATTGACAAAAATACTGATGTTCTTCTGATGTTCCAATTACAGACATATCTGAAAGATCAGATCACCAACCTATACAGACACTTTGAGCATGACACAATGAATAATACAGTACCGAAAAATCACCTTGACCAGTACGTATTTCAGAAGTAAGCCATGTTCACTCATTATGGATTCAGTTGGACACAGCAGTCAGCTTACTCTTGTTATTCTCCATAGGTATGCCCAGTTGGAAGCCGTTACAGTGGCATGCAAAGTTGGCTTGAAAGAATGTATTGACACAGCTACTAACATGTTCAACCAGTGGAAAGAGAACCCATACAACACTACGTGAGttatcctctctgtctctctcaaccccccccccccctcctcttttcAAACAAGCTAATTTAAAGTATATCAATAATAATATTTGTTCTTTAAATGAAGATTTGACAAAACAAATATGAACCGGGCAACAACTATAGTCATCACCATTTCCATTTGCTATCTGGTTGATTTTCCTAACATATCAGTATCCATGTTATTTCTCTTATCAAAGGACCCAGATACACCCAAATCTGAGGTACAATGTTTATTGCTATGCCATTGCTGATGGCGGACAAGCAGAATGGGAGTTTGCCTGGGAGAAGTATCTGAACTCAACCATCGCAGCAGAGAAAGATAAACTAAGATATGGTCTATCGTGTACCAGGCATATTTGGCTTCTGAACAGGTCAGGGTGGAGCAGTAATATCATATCTCTCTTCACAGTGTGCGTCAGTACCATGCTTTATAACAGTTATTTCGACCAACAGATACCTCCAGTATACTCTCGATCCCACTAAGATTAGGAAGATCGACACCGTGTCTACCATCAACTACATTGCCAGCAATGTGGCCGGGCAAGCTTTGgcttgggattttgtgcgggGTAACTGGAAGCACTTCAGTGAAGAGTGAGTGTCCATTCCTGGTGAAACAATGCATCCCTCGATACACAATGCAATTTTTACAAGTCACGACACATCTGCTGCTGCTTGTGTTAATTGCTCAGCAGCATTAATCTCAATCCCTCTCTACCAGTAATAAATCTTTAAAGAATGTTGTAAAAGGGGAGTCAGATGAACAAAGGTCACTTTACACACAAAAGTGTCACCACCCAGTCGTGATTCATTTTATTTCACAGTTGCTAGGCAGTGATTATATAGTAAACTGTAAACGTTGTAAATCAGTGCTGAGAAATGGTCATTTCCTTCTTCTACTGCAGACATGGTGGGGAGATCAAGTTCCTTGGAGATCTCATTGATGGAGTGACAGAGAGATTCTCCACAGAGTACGAGCTCCAGCAGGTGAGACTGTCCAGAATCATACTTTGAATACATACACACGGTGAAATTAGATCCACAAAATGGACCATTTTTGTATGTACTATATGTCTGAACACATGCCTCTTCTTTGTGACTCACTTTGTGTGGAATAGCTTAACAATGGGGTCTTGGGAGAGGAAACTGACAGAGGCAGACGTAACCTGCTGGCGGTTATTAAGTCTCCCACAGTAATCCTCTACTGTGTATCCGGCCAAATGTaacacatatttgtgtgtgtgtgtttgtgtgtgtgtgtgtgtagctgaaa
This DNA window, taken from Alosa sapidissima isolate fAloSap1 chromosome 11, fAloSap1.pri, whole genome shotgun sequence, encodes the following:
- the si:dkey-12e7.1 gene encoding uncharacterized protein si:dkey-12e7.1, which gives rise to MPPRKRLLAPIGGRRRLKTDDDFFPFNLLPVECQLHVLSFLSEVDKCNSAMVSSSWSCLVRSGKLWRVADFSRRGVFHMGQEGLLVSNREFERWKAWVHHYTHHLISRGASLLTLKASFDLGDECNKWGELLSHLLENVHCRDLCHLDLNWTFTLLEPLDLRVNSSSSSHQDSITKMDQVSNFQILLAKLTQSCPRITKMRLHFDWSETSVSLISQFQHLRVLELKYFWVFKGVSPSTLQTLTKSLPNLKSLTLHVLVPLRNLGISYTLESLSLEFLDVSPSRGLVFSCLNLPALRELRAKKIVRGITLDRRTRLRIQSRWPCLYQVLREGTPKLQALNNERLLPNWKEQTYRELTSILQQSCYCLQHLDSWLW
- the anpepa gene encoding alanyl (membrane) aminopeptidase a; amino-acid sequence: MAKGLFMSTGLAVGTGIMTLSALGGIITMAIIFQVQVGQNPPTTRVPITTTPVIPTGPPPDLRLPRNVIPQRYHIFLRPLFYHTLTNETIQSFIFMGNSTVTFECLNKTRSIFLHSKDLTVKKLELTRLDNGDILTVNQHVNESTVSETDFLEVKLEDDAVLEPNRSYSLFADFEGEMFNDLTGFYTSTYEVENSNETRYLGATQMAATDARKVFPCFDEPDLKANFSLTLTHREGSSALANWPKKRTSGSEIEIDGEKWVVTEFQSTKKMSTYLMAFVVSELANTGGIDHKVWARPEAITDGHAKYADTVANKILNFYESELGLKYPVGKLDHIALPDLAPAGMENWGLITYRESALLFAEGVSSTFDKEYIATLIAHQLAHQWFGNLVTMKWWNDLWLSEGFATYMSYQGLKHLEPSWNTEDLFVVNEVQRAFQVDALTAAYPLSPSEEEIQSLSEINGLFDTITYSKGAAVLRMLSHYMSTGSFKEGIKKYLKALEYESADQYDLWTYLQEADTNIEEIMSTWTTQAGYPVLTVNTGTGDISQERFLLNSTGNKAVVWHVPINLLKNDGSEVHDLLLDKAIGGPRPELKRDKWIVVNINCTGYYRVNYDRGNWEGLMAQQKADHHAIPMINRAQLIDDAFNLARGKYIDVTLALNTTKYLKNETEYIPWNAAMKNLKYFILMFDRSEVYGPMQTYLKDQITNLYRHFEHDTMNNTVPKNHLDQYAQLEAVTVACKVGLKECIDTATNMFNQWKENPYNTTTQIHPNLRYNVYCYAIADGGQAEWEFAWEKYLNSTIAAEKDKLRYGLSCTRHIWLLNRYLQYTLDPTKIRKIDTVSTINYIASNVAGQALAWDFVRGNWKHFSEEHGGEIKFLGDLIDGVTERFSTEYELQQLKQFQYDSDLTGDSIGSASRALERAIERTQINIQWVKDNKDTVLDWFRSETK